tttcCGATGGGTATAGATTATAGAAGGATACATGTTTGTCCcaatgactgcattttatataggaaagagtttgaatttttgaaaaagtgtccaaaatgtgggttatcacgatacaagtcaaaaaacaatagtaaagataatggtcagataaaaaaatggatctgttttgaaagtagtttggtaccttccaattGTGCCTAGACTTAAGGTAAAGGATGAAAAGGTTTATGAGGAAATAAAATGGAATAAggtattttattatctaaaatcgAAGAGGGCATGTGATTTATGAAATAACATGCAGTAAAAATAGTATCACCCCCAAAAATATTGAGAAACCTCACCAtgaagtacaaaaaaaaaaaagtacgaGTTATTTTAATAAGACGTCTATTTTTGCATTCAGCCACCTCATTTTCTTGAGGTGTATAAGCACATGAAGTTTGACGAAGAATATTATGAAAAGccataaattgtttaaaaggaTGGGAAAGATGTTCATGGTTATCATCAATTTGCAAAGTTCGAATAGAAACACTTGAGTTTTAATTTCGCGAATGAAAAACTATtgtgaattatttataatataaccaTATTGAATGTAgtgaaaaattatgtatgagattaacCTCCCTTGTATAAAAAATGCACATATgatactttatatataattaaaaaaatatggattaCGTTCAAAATACAAACTAAAGAATAATAGCAAAGCAACAGAAGATAAGTAActgaagataaaagataaatatataaaataggtAAGATATTTAACAATATCTAACAAATtacatcataataaattataaatatcatccTCTTCCAAGAAAACTTATGCAATACTTACAATTTACAActcaattaaacaataaaatttttaaaagcacAATAAAAACTCTTTTTACACTTTTATCAAAGAATTAATatgcaacaaaaattaaaataaaatatttataattattaaaagtaagttttatccatttcattctcatgtatacataattatatcaattttattaatttcatgtaaaaatcatataaagagtgcatgTAATGTTATCTAACATGATAACTACGTATATTTTTATGAAGCGccttaattatattaacttgaattcatatttatgtttattcatttattattataaacaaaaccaCATCTACTATTCCTATCCCTTTACGTGAAGCGTGACTATATTGACTATTTTAAAGACGAAGTTAACAAGGATAATAAATATGAGTACGACCATGTAAACATGTATTATATCATGGGACCCATTCGTTTCCTTTGCAATCTacatatcataattttttttttttatatttatttaacacagAATCTtatgataaaatagttataaaaatataaatttttatattttttaagaaaaaagagaataaaaaataaaaaaaaatagtatatgtaaaaattttaaatgtgtgaaaggatcattattttttatgatagtaCTTCCCATGACAAATTCAATGGCAATTATTTGAGTACCTTAATTTTATCTCCAACACTTACCCAAATGTTGACATTCCCGTAAATACTTTTAGTATACAATTATAATAACTGacataaaatatacaattttttgaaataatggaaaatttatcaccatattttcttttaggtAAATTATTGAATAACCAGACTAAAAGTATGTCAGATACCTTTTTTAAATAGTAATTAcaataaattgataataaattattttgattaactACTTAGACTTATTTAGAAGAACAACATAATTCTGAATggctttaattaattaatataaaacaaaaaacgaaAGTGTTTTATTCTCAGAACTTCCTTTACTTTTATACTCTATTGCAAAAACATATGCAGATTgctctaaaatttaaaaacgtaTCCATAACAATTTAATGAATTACCTTCTTACAGTAACCTacaacaacacaaaaacataaataatttcattattcaaGTGGAAAAAAATTCATAGGTTAAATAACACTAATGCCATCTTCACATCCATCATTATCTTTCAaatctttctcttttctataAACACATGCAGTACAAATTTAGCACATATATTGTACTTTTATGCAAATCGGAAACGTGAGAAACAAACTATGTATCTTTCTTTTTTGGCATATGATAAAAGAATCTATAGAATCGTTAATAACAAATGACAAACGTTGATCTCAGAAATTTTCACTCACTATCCCAAATACGGCATTCAAAGAgcatatttcataaaaattataatataaattacaacTTATTATTCAAATGACATCacgaaattaaattaatctaaacAGAAAACCAGAAACATAGAATCTTAAGTCATCTAATGAACGTTGAATCTTCTTCTCTATCTCATCCAAGCCAAGACTCAAATATCACGTTGATGTGCCTGCTGCAACTTCACTTCAATCCtgtatatatgtaaaatataccAAAAATTAGTTCAAATCTTCGATGTGCAAAAAGTCCACATAATTCAATGCATCAAGTATTTCAATTTAGACTAGAAAACGACATCTAAAAACTTGAGATGTAGAAGTTCATGGTATTTTCAGAAAAGGGAAACCAACCTCCTGCAAAATTAGTTATATTCTTACATTTGAGAGGGTTCACACTCACACTTAGATTCTCAAAATCTCCTCCTTAAGGGTGAGTCCCTTTTACATAGGTATACTTCCCTCGAGCGGAAACATTCTCAACCAACCACAACCATGAGTAGCCATTTCCAATTGTTGATATAGGGATCATTATACTTGTTTGAGTCGGTCACTAAGACACAAACACCAATGAGATCTAAACCCAACTATATAAAGAATTGACACCACGCTCTACCCAAAATCTTAAGACAATGAATTAATGggtttttcatctttatatagtattctactttctcatttctttccAATGTAAACTTAGATTCACATTTGGATTCCCAACAACACTCGGCACTTTAACTATCAGAGGATTATGATTGTTCTTTTTCACTTTATTGATACATGTCTCTACTACaaaatacaaatagaaaaaaatgatcATACCCTCTTACATTGGAAACATCTGAGACATTGCTGGAGAAACCTTCACCACCGTGGATATCACTGGATTTTGGAGCAGACACATTGGGGATAAACTGTGCCAAAAGTGGATCAGGCACTACTTCAACTTTGCTTCCTCTTGCAGGAAATTTCATGTCAACCACTGTTTCCTCATCTGTGTAATTCACCACTGAACAATTTCCTGCATGGTTTAAAAGAGATCTGCATGATGAGTAAGCTATCTCTGGCACAAGAACTCCATTtagataaaagaaacaaaaaaaaatcattgctGCTACAAATGCACAAAGCTGACAAAATACAGAATTTCTGCAACACATcagaatgtaaaaaaaattccaatttgACCTTTATTAAACTCAGCACCATGATCTGGTTCGGTTTGGTGATGTTCCTCCCCAATACCATATCTAAGAAATCCCCAAGTTGCATTATTTCCCTGCACCAGTTCGTAAGACTGAACTCCTTGTTTGATGCTGCTCAATTCCAGCTTGAGCCTCTCGAGGTTTCTCCTTGAGGCAAGACCACGCTGTTGCTTTGGCATATTCCTCTCCATTGTCTCTGCTATTCACTTCAATCACCAAAAAACCTTTCTTTGTGATTGCTTTCAATGCTCAGGGAAATGTAATTTATATGCAAAATGGTATAACTGCGTATATGGAAAGTTTAGTAGAATCCTCCTTATACAGAAGGTGAGAATTATTACAGTGCTGATTAAATTGGGAAAATAATTGTGAACATCGTTAGAGACAGACTAAATCTTGACTGTACTTTGCTTCAAACCTGAGAATTGCATAAAATCCAAAGGAGACAGTTACTTACAAATGATGTTCTGTTGGAATGCAGTCAATGGTCAATTCCaaaataaacattcaaaacaacaaaggtTCAAACTTGACCATTGACTAACATTAAACATTGCTCACTAAGCCAACCCAAATCCATCACAGCAAAAGGGTTTATTCAAAACATTCAAAACAACTCAGAAGAGGACGTGCTTTCGCGTCAATTTCAGCTTTTCTTGCTCATTTCTTTCCACTTTTTACACACTAAAACATTGGCTGTTCATCACTCACACATATGCAACTTTAATCCCTTATTCTCTGCCAACACATGTTACCAAATCAAACAATTTTGTTTGTCTCTAAAATTTATAGTTCAATTCCGTTAAAGTTCTCCAATTTATTATATTCcgtttttttcaattttattaaccTAAAATGACATTTGTTAAAATTTGGGATCAAAATTCAATCAAACCAACTTTTAGagattcaaaatataattaaccatTCTTATCTAAAAAGtaattttgtaagaaatttaGTATAACTTTTTACtcttcacaaaaaaaattatttattttattttaatctaatactTTTTAAAGTCAActgaatttcaaatattaattataattattattttctttcttggaAAATCTTGCTTGtgctttattaattaaaattataagctagagtcttttaaaaaaattacggAGTAAAACTAAACGGAGAAAATTATGCtgtaaattatgtaaaatacttgttttttttaaggAGAAAATTGCATaacttattttgtatttaacaTAAGACAGGAATTTAAATTCTACACTTGTCTTTctataattttccttttatgtttaggtttttttaacgttttgtttttctattgttattttctgataaataatatataatgaatgAATCAATGCAAATAACATGTTTTCAATACTTTACCAGTGTGGTTCACCATTGCGATTTCTTTAGACTAAAAGTGCAAGAAATTAGGtgttaaattttagaaattgagAGTTCAAAATAAGTtccttaaaatttaataaaattaaaaaaatatatattcaaggtggtttattatttagtttacttaaaaaatatataaattgttattataatgtaaaaagtttttaaaaaatatacaaagtagttattataatataaccaaattatatatgatggttatttttaaaacagatttattaaaaagatataagaTTTATTATGTGTGTAATTTTTGTCATACAAaacatttaaagaaattttctaAGAAACagtaagaaaaagataaagataggAAAAGAtatctataataatttatgaaatttttaaaggtgcttttatttttgtatagatGGACTTTGATTGAGAATGGTGAATATGACGGTGGTTTAGGTTCTGTACAAAGTTGATATTCTTATGATTTGTTATGAAAAAGTATagggaaaattattttaacaacacttttttaacagttttttataacttatatgTGACAGTTTGTAAttagtctattttaaatatatttttaaacataaactcaagcaaacaaataaaGTGATAACACGTGTGCTGTTGTAAAaagaagttgttaaaatatcatgattcaaaattatatattgttttatgtcattggttgaataagtttattttcaaattttaggttttcttttttacgtTGTGATAATCATGATTTTTCacaaaaacatataatcatagatattaaaaaaaatatgcaacaCTAACACTAGATAGAGTAATCAAGATGTtggaacaaaattttaatattatgcttttattttttaatatagttttatgtttataaaacaatacattttatttttgtagagatttttagtaaaacaaaaatagagtttcattttaagtatttaatttatgttaactCCAGATTTATATGTAGCAAAAAAATTCGGGATGTTCCAAATTTTggattatatattaaatgtgaacaaaaattaagaagGAGGAAATTGttgcatataatataaaataaaataaaaattgatagcaaatttaaagaaatattataacaaccttttagttttaggtttctATAATAAAGACTttcaaacaaaatcaatcatctatttaaagaaaaactaatataaagtatatttttaaactcATGGAAATTCAAATCTCCGTTGCAGCCGATTATATGTAAAAATGGTAATGGATTATAGTATATTTTTAACTTCTACTGTAATCGACTGGAttatataatactttatataatcattataaaattcaataaatccTAAATTTACTCGAAATTGCataattatagatatattttatttatttttattaaatttatgatcttagagtagtaaatatttatttatgttaatatttccTTTATGTACTAATCTTTTAgactttaatttgttttatttatattttacttgtgGGAATTGCAAATCTTATGTAccattactaaaatattttaaataattaaggtCTATAATCATAATATTACTTTTGTTAATGATGTAGAGAATCGACACATTGAAAAAAATGACCgagataagaaaattaaaaagaatgatATGATGTAATAAGAGATGAATGTATCAAAATACAAGAAATCAAAGAGGAAGATCAAAAGAAAGATAAtctctgttaaaaaaaataatatcatgaGAAACATACACTACACAAGGTACATTAGTGTAATGAAGAGTTTTCACACcgattatttttaagattatattttagttattgaaaCATGTTTAGACAAGGTAATAAGTGtgatttttttactttgattatGAATCAAAACCTAAACTTTCATATTAGGTTTTAattctttcaaaatcaaaatataaaatcataaataaataatggtaaataaaaaaaaattgcatagtAAAACTAAACGGAGAAAATT
This DNA window, taken from Vigna radiata var. radiata cultivar VC1973A chromosome 5, Vradiata_ver6, whole genome shotgun sequence, encodes the following:
- the LOC111241570 gene encoding uncharacterized protein LOC111241570 isoform X2, with translation MPKQQRGLASRRNLERLKLELSSIKQGVQSYELVQGNNATWGFLRYGIGEEHHQTEPDHGAEFNKGNCSVVNYTDEETVVDMKFPARGSKVEVVPDPLLAQFIPNVSAPKSSDIHGGEGFSSNVSDVSND
- the LOC111241570 gene encoding uncharacterized protein LOC111241570 isoform X1, with protein sequence MPKQQRGLASRRNLERLKLELSSIKQGVQSYELVQGNNATWGFLRYGIGEEHHQTEPDHGAEFNKGNCSVVNYTDEETVVDMKFPARGSKVEVVPDPLLAQFIPNVSAPKSSDIHGGEGFSSNVSDVSNVRGIEVKLQQAHQRDI